In a genomic window of Microbacterium amylolyticum:
- a CDS encoding sugar ABC transporter ATP-binding protein, giving the protein MTTQQPIVEMTGIEITFPGVKALDGVDFRLFPGEVHTLMGENGAGKSTLIKALTGVYRIDAGTITVAGEKRRFSGTGDAQDAGISTVYQEVNLCTNLTIGENVMLGREVRGPLGINWRATNREARKALSKLGLEHLDPTRPLASISIALQQLVAIARSMVVSPKVLILDEPTSSLDSHEVEGLFEVIRKLRDEGVAILFVSHFLDQVYEISDRLTVLRNGAYIGERMTVDLPRGELISMMIGKDLEALQALGAGRGHGSTRDPKEVPVIEATGISRKGAINPTDVSIARGEIVGVAGLLGSGRTELARLLYGADKTETGTIKRAGTKVNLSSPGVGLAKKIAYSTENRRDEGIIGDLTVRENIILALQAEKGWMRPIPRKLQDQIAEQYITALGVRPADPERPIKNLSGGNQQKVLLGRWLATQPDLLILDEPTRGIDIGAKAEIQEYVAERAEKDGLSVVFISSELEEVVRLSERILVMKDHEKIGEIVTSSVTTAQTIVDTIADHGAVKEPVA; this is encoded by the coding sequence ATGACGACACAACAGCCCATCGTCGAGATGACGGGCATCGAGATTACCTTCCCGGGTGTGAAGGCGCTTGACGGGGTCGATTTTCGACTCTTCCCCGGCGAGGTCCACACGCTCATGGGTGAGAACGGTGCCGGAAAATCGACGCTCATCAAGGCCCTCACTGGGGTTTACCGCATTGATGCGGGAACGATCACGGTGGCTGGGGAGAAGCGCCGGTTCAGCGGAACGGGAGACGCGCAGGACGCGGGTATTTCCACCGTGTACCAGGAGGTCAACCTCTGCACCAACCTCACGATCGGTGAGAACGTCATGCTGGGCCGCGAGGTGCGCGGTCCCCTCGGAATCAACTGGCGGGCCACCAACCGCGAGGCCCGCAAGGCCCTGTCAAAGCTCGGCTTGGAACACCTCGACCCCACGCGTCCCCTCGCCAGCATTTCTATCGCCCTCCAGCAGCTCGTCGCCATCGCACGCTCGATGGTGGTCTCGCCGAAGGTGCTCATTCTTGATGAGCCGACCTCCAGCCTCGACTCCCACGAGGTGGAGGGGCTGTTCGAGGTCATTCGCAAGCTGCGCGACGAGGGAGTGGCGATCTTGTTCGTCTCCCACTTCCTCGACCAGGTTTACGAGATCAGCGACCGACTGACCGTTCTCCGCAATGGCGCCTATATCGGTGAACGGATGACCGTCGACCTTCCTCGCGGCGAGTTGATCTCGATGATGATCGGTAAGGACCTCGAAGCGCTCCAGGCGCTCGGCGCTGGTCGCGGTCACGGCAGCACGCGTGACCCGAAGGAGGTGCCCGTGATCGAAGCGACAGGAATCTCCCGCAAGGGCGCGATCAACCCCACGGACGTCTCCATCGCTCGCGGAGAGATTGTCGGCGTTGCCGGCCTCCTCGGCTCAGGCCGCACGGAGCTCGCGCGTCTTCTGTACGGCGCCGATAAGACGGAGACCGGCACGATTAAGCGCGCCGGCACCAAGGTGAACCTCTCGTCTCCCGGCGTTGGTCTGGCGAAAAAGATCGCCTACTCGACGGAAAACCGTCGTGATGAGGGAATCATCGGGGATCTCACCGTTCGTGAGAACATCATCCTCGCGCTGCAGGCCGAAAAGGGCTGGATGCGGCCGATTCCCCGCAAGCTGCAGGACCAGATCGCTGAGCAGTACATCACGGCGCTCGGCGTACGCCCGGCCGACCCCGAACGCCCCATCAAGAACCTCTCGGGCGGAAACCAGCAGAAGGTCCTCCTCGGACGCTGGCTGGCCACGCAGCCCGACCTCCTGATCCTTGACGAGCCGACGCGCGGAATCGACATCGGCGCGAAGGCCGAGATCCAGGAGTACGTCGCCGAGCGCGCCGAGAAGGACGGGCTCTCCGTCGTGTTCATCTCGAGTGAGCTCGAAGAAGTCGTTCGCCTCAGCGAGCGCATTCTCGTCATGAAGGACCACGAGAAGATTGGCGAAATCGTCACCTCATCCGTGACGACCGCACAGACCATCGTTGACACAATCGCCGATCACGGCGCCGTAAAGGAGCCCGTCGCATGA
- a CDS encoding winged helix-turn-helix domain-containing protein: MNSLAARPAHPSSQPAQPAPAPRPAPRTGQGTALPAGTEPRGFALYVGLDEAAAATDGVSLNVIVDALRRTVAELSPRAETYATVALAPQQSGGRDIDVVRLALKEPGAVARAAADKPDHNRDLGVLVDISRKRVVIDGESAALTYKEFELLQYLVLREGRTIDRSELVDSLWQADDGDAPGVRTIDVHVRRLRSKLGRFEDIVRTVRGVGYRFDRHADVTIRYGAGAPSPDRF; encoded by the coding sequence ATGAACTCCCTCGCAGCACGACCTGCTCACCCCTCATCCCAGCCCGCTCAGCCCGCTCCGGCACCCCGTCCGGCGCCGCGCACAGGTCAGGGAACGGCCCTTCCTGCCGGCACCGAACCTCGTGGCTTCGCCCTCTACGTCGGACTTGATGAGGCCGCCGCGGCAACAGACGGCGTCAGCCTCAATGTCATTGTCGACGCCCTGCGCCGAACGGTGGCCGAGCTCTCGCCCCGCGCCGAGACCTATGCAACCGTCGCACTCGCGCCGCAGCAATCCGGTGGACGCGATATCGACGTGGTCCGCCTGGCGCTGAAGGAGCCCGGTGCCGTTGCCCGCGCCGCCGCTGACAAGCCCGACCACAATCGCGATCTGGGCGTGCTCGTCGACATCTCGCGCAAGCGCGTCGTCATCGACGGCGAGTCGGCTGCTCTGACGTACAAGGAGTTCGAACTGCTCCAGTACCTCGTTCTTCGCGAGGGACGGACGATCGACCGTTCCGAGCTTGTCGATTCGCTGTGGCAGGCTGACGACGGCGACGCCCCCGGTGTGCGCACAATCGATGTTCACGTGCGCCGGCTCCGCTCCAAACTGGGCCGCTTCGAAGACATCGTCCGCACCGTGCGCGGCGTCGGCTACCGTTTCGATCGCCACGCAGATGTCACGATCCGCTACGGCGCAGGCGCCCCCTCCCCCGACCGGTTCTAG
- a CDS encoding LacI family DNA-binding transcriptional regulator produces MADAPERINIRHIASLVGVSHMTVSRVLSGHPSVRESTKQRVMEVVEELNFRPNSAARELATRRTRRIGVMIESAAMSGPESALRYVEIAARAIGYSVTSVALQSEEGLGTAEAVGQLTAQGIDGLCVVAPRSSSVAALRRIRIDVPVLVVKADSDPTFLTASADQRSGADLVVDHLVGLGHRDIVHVAGPLDWLDARARERAFHARMKEWGHRERPIVVGDWSSDFGYDWARRLTRIPDYTAIFAANDQMAMGILHGLHEAGIRVPEDISVVGFDDLELARHTLPPLTTVRQNFAELGRVVVESLRAAAEGEDIPQRTLVPVELIARGSTAAPRSR; encoded by the coding sequence ATGGCTGATGCCCCCGAGCGGATCAACATCCGTCACATCGCCAGCCTCGTCGGCGTCTCGCACATGACGGTCTCCCGCGTTCTCAGCGGACACCCCTCCGTCCGCGAGAGCACCAAGCAGCGCGTGATGGAAGTCGTCGAAGAACTCAACTTCCGGCCGAACAGCGCGGCGAGGGAACTGGCCACTCGGCGCACGCGCCGCATCGGCGTCATGATCGAAAGCGCCGCCATGTCCGGGCCGGAGTCCGCGCTGCGGTACGTCGAAATTGCGGCGCGCGCGATCGGTTACTCCGTCACCTCGGTCGCGTTGCAGAGCGAAGAGGGCCTCGGAACTGCGGAAGCTGTCGGCCAGCTCACGGCGCAGGGAATCGACGGTTTGTGCGTTGTTGCGCCGCGATCATCCTCTGTCGCCGCGCTACGCCGCATCCGCATTGACGTTCCCGTTCTCGTTGTGAAGGCTGATTCGGATCCGACGTTCTTGACCGCATCAGCGGATCAGCGGTCGGGCGCCGATCTCGTCGTCGATCATCTTGTCGGCCTGGGTCACCGCGACATTGTGCACGTGGCGGGGCCGCTCGACTGGCTCGACGCGCGTGCGCGAGAGCGCGCCTTTCACGCGCGCATGAAGGAATGGGGACATCGCGAACGCCCAATCGTCGTTGGCGACTGGTCGTCTGACTTCGGCTATGACTGGGCACGCCGTCTTACCCGGATCCCGGATTACACGGCCATCTTTGCGGCCAATGATCAGATGGCGATGGGCATTCTGCACGGACTGCACGAAGCGGGCATTCGCGTACCCGAGGACATCAGCGTCGTGGGTTTTGATGATCTTGAGCTCGCCAGGCACACGCTTCCGCCGCTGACAACAGTTCGCCAAAACTTTGCGGAACTCGGTCGCGTCGTCGTCGAGTCGCTGCGCGCCGCGGCGGAAGGCGAAGATATCCCGCAGCGAACGCTTGTCCCGGTCGAGCTGATCGCCCGCGGATCCACGGCGGCGCCACGATCTCGGTGA
- a CDS encoding FAD-dependent oxidoreductase, which produces MFASDVDVAVVGAGIVGSAVAASCARGGARVALVDPDPGSGATYAAAGMLSPFGELEHTEAVAHALHVVAAEQYPSFVDGLPGGAAGCSYERSATLLVGFDSADARRLDDLIPLANGAARRIGMAQARRTEPLLAPGLSRALVAEHDHRVDPRALAAAVREELGDRVVREPAEGLLRGAAGRTRGVRLASGREIRADETVIAVGTGSFGAAELSGAVRPVHGDILRLRAPAAARLSGTVRGWVRGRAVYVVPRPDGTVVIGATQREDRDPGVWAGGVAALLRDAIELVPAVEEYRFIEATARARPSTRDHLPLVGRLGDGLLAATGTHRNGVLLAPLIGAIIRSITSGTPPIVDISRLSPARFATRPLEGVTA; this is translated from the coding sequence GTGTTCGCGTCTGACGTTGACGTCGCTGTCGTCGGCGCCGGAATCGTTGGGTCGGCGGTAGCGGCGAGCTGCGCGCGCGGGGGAGCCCGCGTGGCTCTCGTCGACCCCGATCCCGGCTCCGGGGCGACGTATGCCGCGGCCGGTATGCTCAGCCCCTTCGGAGAGCTGGAGCACACCGAAGCCGTGGCCCATGCGCTGCATGTGGTCGCCGCCGAGCAGTACCCGTCGTTCGTCGACGGCCTGCCCGGCGGCGCCGCGGGGTGTTCCTATGAGCGCTCCGCGACGCTCCTCGTTGGCTTTGACTCCGCCGATGCGCGACGTTTGGACGATCTGATTCCACTGGCGAACGGGGCAGCCCGCCGAATCGGGATGGCGCAGGCGCGAAGGACCGAGCCCCTTCTGGCACCGGGGCTGTCGCGTGCACTTGTGGCCGAGCACGATCACCGCGTCGATCCACGCGCTCTCGCAGCCGCTGTGCGAGAGGAACTTGGCGATCGCGTCGTTCGCGAGCCGGCCGAGGGCCTCCTGCGCGGTGCGGCAGGGCGCACGCGCGGCGTGCGGCTCGCGAGCGGTCGTGAGATCCGCGCGGACGAAACGGTTATCGCCGTCGGGACAGGAAGCTTCGGCGCCGCGGAGCTTTCGGGTGCTGTGCGCCCCGTACACGGGGACATTCTGCGCCTGCGGGCCCCCGCGGCCGCCCGCCTTTCCGGAACGGTGCGGGGCTGGGTGCGCGGGAGGGCCGTCTATGTTGTTCCGCGGCCCGACGGCACGGTTGTCATCGGTGCCACACAGCGCGAGGATCGCGACCCCGGGGTGTGGGCAGGAGGGGTGGCGGCGCTGCTGCGCGATGCGATCGAGCTCGTCCCTGCCGTCGAGGAGTACCGCTTTATCGAGGCGACTGCGCGCGCCCGGCCGTCGACGCGCGATCACCTTCCTCTTGTCGGTCGGCTCGGCGATGGCCTGCTTGCCGCAACGGGAACCCATCGCAACGGCGTCCTCTTGGCTCCGCTGATTGGCGCGATCATTCGTTCGATCACGAGCGGAACCCCGCCGATCGTCGACATCTCCCGGCTTTCGCCCGCACGCTTTGCGACACGACCTCTCGAAGGAGTAACCGCATGA
- a CDS encoding ThiF family adenylyltransferase: protein MTAIVEPAWSLVPHERERYSRQIILPGMGESAQSRLRSARVLVIGAGGLGAPALMGLAAAGIGTLGIVDADRVEPSNLQRQLLHGVSDIGRLKTESARDGVGRMNPDVVVETHSVRLVADNASELFSGYDLVIDGSDNFATRYLVDEAAAAAGVPVVWGSVLRYEGQVSVFWAARGARYRDLFPDVPSGALDCATAGVFGPLCAIIGNQMAAEAIKLITGTGRPLLGRLAIVDALTATWREIVLRPPSVVASAPGIITASALREEIAGEHSPLVIDVRAPDEPGRITPSVRWESGDIEAGFAPPREVAHAVETGRSIVVFCAAGVRSERAAMVLSERFTATPIRSLMGGIAAWGEHSASCRVS from the coding sequence ATGACGGCTATTGTCGAGCCCGCATGGTCGCTCGTTCCGCACGAGAGGGAGCGCTACTCGCGACAGATCATCCTTCCGGGGATGGGGGAATCAGCGCAAAGCCGCCTGCGTTCCGCCCGCGTTCTCGTGATCGGCGCGGGCGGACTGGGTGCTCCCGCGTTGATGGGCCTCGCAGCAGCCGGAATCGGGACGCTCGGAATTGTCGACGCCGATCGCGTGGAGCCGAGCAACCTGCAGCGGCAGCTTCTCCACGGCGTGAGCGATATCGGCCGGCTGAAGACGGAGTCGGCGCGCGACGGAGTGGGGCGGATGAACCCCGATGTTGTCGTCGAAACGCATTCTGTGCGCCTCGTCGCGGACAACGCGAGCGAGCTTTTCTCCGGATACGACCTCGTCATCGACGGCTCCGACAACTTCGCGACCCGCTATCTCGTTGACGAGGCCGCGGCTGCCGCTGGTGTGCCCGTTGTTTGGGGGTCCGTTTTGCGATACGAGGGACAGGTCAGCGTGTTTTGGGCGGCGAGGGGCGCTCGGTACCGCGATCTGTTCCCGGACGTTCCCAGCGGTGCGCTCGATTGCGCAACGGCCGGGGTTTTCGGCCCGCTGTGCGCCATCATCGGCAATCAGATGGCGGCAGAGGCGATCAAACTGATCACGGGAACCGGCCGTCCCCTGCTCGGCCGTCTCGCGATCGTCGATGCGCTGACGGCCACATGGCGCGAGATTGTTCTGCGTCCGCCTTCTGTTGTGGCTTCGGCCCCCGGAATCATCACGGCCTCCGCGCTGCGCGAAGAGATCGCCGGGGAACACTCGCCACTCGTGATCGATGTTCGCGCTCCGGATGAGCCGGGCCGGATTACCCCCTCCGTGCGGTGGGAGAGCGGCGACATCGAGGCGGGCTTCGCGCCTCCGCGGGAGGTCGCTCATGCCGTGGAGACCGGCCGCAGCATCGTGGTGTTCTGCGCGGCAGGGGTGCGGTCGGAGCGTGCGGCGATGGTGCTCAGCGAGCGGTTTACCGCGACGCCGATCCGTTCACTCATGGGCGGCATTGCCGCCTGGGGGGAGCACAGCGCGAGCTGCCGCGTGTCATAG
- the thiS gene encoding sulfur carrier protein ThiS yields the protein MIDITVNGSALTLAPGAAVSDAVAELTGRTIDAEGKPSDGGEPLGIAVAVDGVVVPRTEWSARALEAGSRVEVITAAQGG from the coding sequence ATGATCGATATCACCGTCAACGGCAGCGCCCTCACGCTGGCACCAGGGGCTGCCGTGTCCGACGCGGTCGCCGAACTCACCGGACGCACGATCGACGCGGAGGGAAAGCCGAGCGACGGGGGAGAACCGCTGGGCATCGCGGTCGCCGTCGACGGCGTTGTCGTTCCGCGTACGGAGTGGTCGGCTCGCGCGCTCGAGGCGGGGTCCCGCGTTGAGGTCATCACAGCAGCGCAGGGGGGCTGA
- a CDS encoding DNA-3-methyladenine glycosylase family protein codes for MDVSPLRTDYRPRRALDLAATAGVFQRGPGDPAQRSHAGVIWRATRTPLGAATTALAQRADGRVSIACWGPGAEWAIAQAPALCGAEDQPDPFDAARHPLIDATYRRNRGLLIARTDLVLDAVAQAIIEQKVTLRQAFGAWRRLVTRFGSPAPGPVPFPLVVPPSASGWRRIPSWAWHAAGLEPPQARTLVQTATRADSLIRAINAAPPDGQDAILQSLRGIGAWTSAEVRTRAFGDPDAVAVGDFHLSHHVGYALTGSRTDDDGMLALLEPWRGQRQRVIRLILRSGATGPRRGPRLHIEDHRSR; via the coding sequence GTGGACGTCTCGCCCCTTCGCACCGACTATCGGCCGCGCCGCGCGCTCGATCTCGCGGCAACGGCCGGGGTGTTTCAGCGCGGCCCCGGCGACCCGGCGCAGCGCTCGCACGCGGGAGTGATCTGGCGCGCAACGCGCACACCGCTCGGCGCGGCAACAACAGCCCTCGCGCAGCGCGCCGATGGCAGAGTCAGCATCGCCTGCTGGGGGCCAGGAGCCGAGTGGGCAATTGCACAGGCACCGGCTCTGTGCGGCGCAGAGGATCAGCCGGACCCGTTCGATGCTGCCCGGCATCCCCTGATCGACGCCACGTATCGGCGCAATCGCGGACTCCTGATCGCCCGCACCGACCTGGTCCTCGATGCCGTGGCACAGGCCATCATCGAGCAGAAGGTCACGCTGCGCCAGGCGTTCGGGGCGTGGCGCCGGCTGGTGACGAGGTTCGGCTCGCCCGCTCCGGGGCCCGTTCCCTTTCCGCTTGTCGTTCCGCCGTCCGCGTCCGGGTGGCGCCGCATTCCGTCTTGGGCGTGGCACGCCGCTGGGCTTGAACCCCCGCAGGCTCGCACCCTCGTGCAGACGGCCACGCGCGCTGACTCCCTGATCCGCGCCATCAATGCCGCGCCGCCTGACGGTCAGGACGCCATTCTCCAGTCACTCCGCGGCATTGGCGCGTGGACTTCAGCCGAGGTACGAACACGCGCGTTCGGAGACCCCGACGCCGTGGCCGTCGGTGATTTCCATCTCTCCCATCACGTGGGGTACGCGCTCACGGGTTCCCGCACCGACGATGACGGCATGCTCGCGCTCCTCGAACCGTGGCGCGGTCAACGACAACGAGTTATTCGGCTGATTCTGCGTTCGGGAGCCACCGGCCCCCGTCGCGGGCCTCGTCTCCACATCGAAGATCACCGTTCACGGTAG
- a CDS encoding substrate-binding domain-containing protein — MKNSTWLGRGIALTGVAALAFSVAACGNGDGDNGAAGGSGDGDLVTVGFVAVGPEGAWRQANEENVQSTFSSDAGFDLRYSPSQGGDQNSQIQAFTDFVDQGVDIILLSATEGSGWEDSLRRAQEAEIPVVLIDRGIEPDDTSLYETRIAPDNVDVSTSVAEWAISEFPDGGTYFVLEGPAGVSVVNERNEGWKATISGHDEFIDGGAQTANWSTDEARSVFETVLRSSGNGIDFVFAQNDEMGLGAAQAVSEAGLVPGEDVKIATIDGSRAALEALVDGRLSFVAEYNPLVGQTALDAVNTILDGGTVDSYLIVPSTTFDDPEATEAALPDRDF; from the coding sequence ATGAAGAACAGCACATGGCTCGGTCGCGGAATCGCCCTCACCGGTGTCGCCGCTCTCGCGTTCAGTGTCGCAGCATGCGGCAACGGCGATGGTGACAACGGCGCAGCTGGCGGCTCGGGTGACGGCGATCTCGTAACGGTCGGCTTCGTCGCCGTTGGCCCGGAAGGCGCATGGCGTCAGGCAAACGAGGAGAACGTTCAGTCGACGTTCTCGTCCGACGCCGGCTTCGACCTGCGTTACTCGCCCTCGCAGGGCGGCGACCAGAACTCGCAGATCCAGGCCTTCACGGACTTCGTCGACCAGGGTGTCGACATCATCCTGCTGTCGGCAACCGAGGGCTCCGGCTGGGAAGACTCGCTGCGCCGTGCGCAGGAGGCCGAGATTCCCGTCGTCCTCATCGACCGCGGTATCGAGCCCGACGACACGTCGCTCTACGAGACCCGCATCGCACCCGACAACGTCGACGTGTCGACGTCGGTTGCCGAATGGGCGATCAGCGAATTCCCTGATGGCGGAACGTACTTCGTCCTCGAGGGTCCTGCCGGCGTTTCCGTCGTCAACGAGCGCAACGAGGGCTGGAAGGCGACGATCTCGGGTCACGACGAGTTCATCGACGGCGGCGCTCAGACAGCGAACTGGTCCACCGACGAGGCGCGCAGCGTCTTCGAGACGGTCCTGCGCTCGTCGGGCAACGGCATCGACTTCGTCTTCGCTCAGAACGACGAGATGGGTCTCGGAGCAGCGCAGGCTGTCTCAGAGGCAGGTCTCGTCCCCGGCGAAGACGTCAAGATCGCCACGATCGACGGATCGCGCGCCGCTCTTGAGGCACTCGTCGATGGCCGCCTGAGCTTCGTCGCCGAGTACAACCCGCTCGTCGGACAGACGGCGCTCGACGCGGTCAACACCATCCTCGACGGCGGAACGGTCGACTCGTACCTCATCGTCCCGAGCACCACGTTCGACGACCCCGAGGCAACAGAAGCCGCACTTCCCGACCGCGACTTCTAA
- a CDS encoding thiazole synthase codes for MEPLIIDGVPLSSRLIVGTGGAPRLDVLGEALDASGTEITTVAIRRYGADEDGSLYALLRERGIRLLPNTAGCRTSREAVLTAQLAREAFGTSWIKLEVVADDETLLPDAVELLDAAERLVEDGFCVFAYTNDDPVTALRLEQAGVAAVMPLGAPIGTGLGILNPHNIELITSRATVPVVLDAGVGTASDAAVAMELGCDAVLLATAVTRAHDPVRMATAFRHAVTAGHLAATAGRIPRRRLAFASSPTDGMAEFAQAAL; via the coding sequence ATGGAACCCCTCATAATCGATGGCGTTCCCCTGTCGTCTCGTCTGATCGTCGGAACGGGCGGCGCTCCGCGCCTGGACGTTCTGGGCGAAGCACTTGATGCGTCGGGGACAGAGATAACGACGGTGGCGATTCGCCGGTACGGCGCTGACGAGGACGGCTCGTTGTACGCGCTGCTTCGTGAGCGGGGCATTCGGCTTCTGCCCAACACTGCCGGGTGCCGCACATCGCGCGAAGCGGTTCTCACAGCGCAGCTGGCGCGGGAGGCGTTCGGGACGTCCTGGATCAAGCTGGAAGTGGTAGCCGATGATGAGACGCTGCTTCCCGACGCGGTGGAGCTGCTGGACGCTGCCGAGCGCCTGGTGGAAGACGGCTTCTGCGTTTTCGCGTACACGAACGATGATCCGGTCACAGCCCTGCGCCTGGAACAGGCGGGGGTTGCCGCAGTGATGCCCCTCGGGGCGCCCATCGGAACCGGCCTGGGTATTTTGAACCCGCACAACATCGAACTGATCACGTCTCGCGCCACGGTTCCCGTCGTTCTCGACGCGGGCGTGGGAACGGCGTCGGACGCCGCTGTGGCGATGGAACTGGGCTGCGATGCGGTTCTTCTCGCGACCGCCGTGACCCGCGCACATGATCCGGTTCGCATGGCAACGGCTTTCCGTCATGCCGTAACAGCAGGTCACTTGGCGGCAACCGCCGGCCGAATTCCCCGCCGCCGTCTTGCGTTCGCCTCGTCGCCGACCGACGGCATGGCCGAGTTCGCCCAGGCGGCGCTATGA
- a CDS encoding sugar ABC transporter ATP-binding protein → MRARALNDLDPVVELIGASVSFPGTHALDDVHLTIRPGEVHALMGENGAGKSTIIRALTGVVPLAKGAILVDGLPHRFHGPADAAVVGISAAFQEVSLVSELSIAENVMLGHEVRGKWRISWRRTRVRAREILAELGLGHIDVRLPLSTLSPPDRQVVSIARAMVNKPRVLLLDEPTSSLEESGVARLFGVIRRLRDQGVAIVYVSHFLEQVFEISDRMTVLRDGRLVDELVTADTDRAYLISRMMGREIEELRAIGSERREHRVEPEGDPVLLATGIGRRGSLRSVDLELYEGEIVGVAGLRGSGRTELARLIGGADLTDTGQVCFSGAVVSLRSPRVALRNRIALSAEDRTEEGLVLDMSVRENIVLSLQAMRGWRKRVGRAEQDDIVRRYVDLLRIGASDLDAPVRTLSGGNQQKVMLARLLAIRPRVLVLDEPTKGVDIAAKVELQRHIARLVGDGVSVVFISSEIEETIRLSDRIVVMKDREKIGEISNGPAISVDTVVEMIAADSR, encoded by the coding sequence GTGCGCGCACGAGCCCTGAATGACCTCGACCCTGTTGTCGAACTCATTGGCGCGAGCGTGTCCTTTCCCGGAACACACGCGCTCGATGACGTTCATCTGACGATCCGTCCTGGTGAGGTCCACGCCCTCATGGGAGAAAACGGCGCGGGCAAGTCGACGATCATCCGGGCGCTCACCGGCGTGGTGCCGCTGGCCAAGGGCGCGATTCTGGTCGACGGCCTGCCTCATCGTTTTCACGGCCCTGCCGATGCGGCCGTTGTCGGCATTTCCGCTGCCTTCCAAGAGGTCTCGCTCGTTTCCGAGCTTTCGATTGCGGAGAACGTCATGCTCGGCCACGAGGTGCGCGGAAAATGGCGCATCAGCTGGCGCCGAACGCGGGTGCGTGCCCGCGAGATTCTGGCGGAGCTTGGCCTGGGGCATATCGATGTCCGCCTTCCCCTGTCGACCCTGAGCCCGCCCGACCGGCAAGTAGTGTCGATTGCGCGTGCCATGGTGAACAAGCCCCGCGTTTTGCTTCTGGACGAGCCGACGTCGAGCCTGGAAGAGTCCGGTGTGGCTCGCCTGTTCGGCGTGATCAGGCGGCTGCGGGATCAGGGCGTTGCGATCGTCTACGTGTCGCACTTTCTCGAGCAGGTTTTCGAGATCAGCGACCGTATGACAGTTCTGCGCGACGGTCGGCTGGTGGACGAGCTGGTCACGGCCGACACCGATCGCGCCTATTTGATCTCCCGGATGATGGGCCGCGAAATCGAGGAGTTGCGGGCAATCGGCTCCGAGCGGCGTGAGCACCGTGTCGAGCCGGAGGGTGATCCGGTTCTTCTCGCAACGGGAATCGGACGGCGAGGCTCGTTGCGCAGCGTGGATCTTGAACTGTACGAGGGGGAGATCGTCGGCGTCGCCGGGCTCCGCGGATCGGGGAGGACCGAACTCGCGCGCCTGATCGGCGGAGCAGATCTGACCGACACGGGCCAGGTATGTTTCTCGGGCGCGGTGGTTTCGTTGCGCTCTCCCCGCGTGGCGCTCCGTAACCGCATCGCCCTGTCTGCCGAGGATCGCACGGAGGAGGGGCTCGTTCTCGATATGTCGGTGCGCGAGAACATCGTGCTGTCTCTGCAGGCCATGCGGGGGTGGCGCAAGCGGGTGGGGCGCGCCGAACAGGACGACATTGTTCGCCGCTACGTCGACCTGTTGCGGATCGGCGCAAGCGATCTCGACGCTCCGGTGCGGACGCTCTCGGGCGGAAACCAACAAAAGGTGATGCTGGCGCGTCTGCTGGCGATCCGGCCCCGCGTCCTCGTGCTGGACGAACCGACCAAGGGTGTCGACATCGCCGCGAAGGTGGAACTGCAGAGGCATATCGCACGTCTCGTCGGTGATGGTGTTTCGGTTGTGTTCATTTCGAGTGAGATCGAAGAGACGATCAGGCTCAGCGACCGCATCGTTGTGATGAAGGACCGCGAGAAGATCGGCGAGATCAGCAACGGCCCCGCGATCTCTGTTGACACCGTGGTCGAGATGATCGCTGCCGACTCTCGGTAG